In a single window of the Nocardioides massiliensis genome:
- a CDS encoding flavin-containing monooxygenase encodes MTTTATPPGTPTTTADLDVLIVGAGLSGIGAAYRLQEMRPGTTYEILEARQAMGGTWDLFRYPGIRSDSDMYTLSYPFKPWTNEKAIADGDDIRAYIEETARESGIAEQIRFGHKVVSASWSSADACWTVTSVVTSPSGETEEVVRTARFLYLCSGYYDYDRGYAPEFPGLDDFGGQVVHPQFWPEDLDYSGKRVVVIGSGATAITLIPSMADDAAHVTMLQRSPTYITSLPQRDPLAALTRKVLPAGTAHRVTRLRHATLALGFYQFCRALPSAARRVLLKRATATLPAGFDPTHLTPAYNPWDQRLCIVPNGDLFKAIRRGQASIVTDRIATFDETGIVLESGEHLEADIVVTATGLQVVSFGKIALEVDGRSVDPHTLYAYKGLMFSGLPNLAWCIGYTNASWTLRADLSHQYVARYLRHLDEHGYAFGTPDERGPEGEGAPVLDLSSGYVQRAVQHLPQQGRVRPWTVRQNWMLDAVDHRRTDLDEAMVWAPQRVGRTA; translated from the coding sequence ATGACGACCACCGCGACCCCGCCCGGCACCCCGACGACCACCGCGGACCTCGACGTCCTCATCGTCGGCGCCGGCCTGTCCGGCATCGGCGCCGCCTACCGGCTGCAGGAGATGCGGCCCGGCACGACGTACGAGATCCTCGAGGCGCGCCAGGCGATGGGCGGCACGTGGGACCTGTTCCGCTACCCGGGGATCCGCTCGGACTCCGACATGTACACCCTGAGCTATCCCTTCAAGCCCTGGACCAACGAGAAGGCGATCGCCGACGGCGACGACATCCGCGCCTACATCGAGGAGACCGCGCGCGAGAGCGGGATCGCCGAGCAGATCCGCTTCGGCCACAAGGTCGTCTCCGCGTCCTGGTCGTCGGCCGACGCGTGCTGGACGGTCACCAGCGTCGTGACCTCACCGTCGGGCGAGACCGAGGAGGTTGTGCGGACGGCCCGCTTCCTCTACCTGTGCAGCGGCTACTACGACTACGACCGCGGCTACGCGCCCGAGTTCCCCGGTCTCGACGACTTCGGCGGCCAGGTGGTCCACCCGCAGTTCTGGCCCGAGGACCTCGACTACTCCGGCAAGCGGGTCGTCGTCATCGGCAGTGGCGCGACCGCGATCACGCTCATCCCGTCGATGGCCGACGACGCCGCCCACGTGACGATGCTGCAGCGCTCGCCGACCTACATCACCTCGCTGCCGCAGCGCGACCCGCTGGCGGCGCTCACCCGCAAGGTCCTGCCCGCCGGTACGGCGCACCGGGTCACCCGCCTGCGGCACGCGACCCTCGCGCTCGGCTTCTACCAGTTCTGCCGCGCACTGCCGTCTGCCGCGCGCCGCGTGCTTCTCAAGCGGGCGACCGCGACGCTGCCCGCCGGCTTCGACCCCACGCACCTCACGCCCGCCTACAACCCGTGGGACCAGCGGCTGTGCATCGTCCCCAACGGCGACCTGTTCAAGGCGATCCGCCGCGGCCAGGCCTCGATCGTCACCGACCGGATCGCGACGTTCGACGAGACCGGCATCGTCCTGGAGAGCGGCGAGCACCTCGAGGCCGACATCGTGGTGACGGCGACCGGTCTGCAGGTCGTGTCGTTCGGCAAGATCGCGCTCGAGGTCGACGGGCGCAGCGTCGACCCGCACACGCTCTACGCCTACAAGGGGCTGATGTTCTCCGGGCTGCCCAACCTCGCGTGGTGCATCGGCTACACCAACGCCTCCTGGACGCTGCGCGCCGACCTCTCCCACCAGTACGTCGCCCGCTACCTGCGCCACCTCGACGAGCACGGCTACGCCTTCGGGACGCCCGACGAGCGGGGGCCCGAGGGTGAGGGCGCCCCCGTGCTCGACCTGTCGTCGGGCTATGTCCAGCGCGCCGTGCAGCACCTCCCGCAGCAGGGTCGCGTGCGGCCCTGGACGGTGCGACAGAACTGGATGCTCGACGCGGTCGACCACCGCCGTACGGACCTCGACGAGGCGATGGTTTGGGCCCCCCAGCGGGTGGGGAGGACGGCGTAG
- a CDS encoding SigB/SigF/SigG family RNA polymerase sigma factor: MTTTSASTADHSTDDRSTRTRELFEELAGARDEVTRERLIDEVVMLNMGVADGVARRYRNRGIDLDDLRQVAYVGLIKAARGFDPTYGRDFLSFAIPTVSGEVKRHFRDHGWMVRPTRRIQELSPRIARAREDLQQRFGRPARPTEIAEELEVPLEEVVEALTADGCFSPTSLEAPVGTNGTVADRLAEDDADMELAEARILLSQAFSHLSERDRTIIDLRFFKGWTQEQVGEEIGVSQMQVSRLLRRILGDLRREIAA; encoded by the coding sequence ATGACGACGACTTCCGCCAGCACCGCTGACCACTCCACCGACGACCGCTCCACCCGCACCCGTGAGCTGTTCGAGGAGCTCGCCGGTGCCCGCGACGAGGTGACGCGCGAGCGCCTGATCGACGAGGTCGTCATGCTCAACATGGGGGTCGCCGACGGCGTCGCCCGCCGCTACCGCAACCGCGGCATCGACCTCGACGACCTGCGCCAGGTCGCCTACGTCGGGCTGATCAAGGCTGCGCGCGGCTTCGACCCGACCTACGGGCGCGACTTCCTCTCCTTCGCCATCCCGACCGTCTCGGGCGAGGTCAAGCGGCACTTCCGCGACCACGGGTGGATGGTCCGGCCCACCCGCCGCATCCAGGAGCTCAGCCCCCGCATCGCGCGGGCCCGCGAGGACCTGCAGCAGCGCTTCGGTCGTCCTGCTCGTCCCACCGAGATCGCTGAGGAGCTCGAGGTCCCCCTCGAGGAGGTGGTCGAGGCGCTCACCGCCGACGGCTGCTTCTCCCCGACGTCGCTGGAGGCCCCGGTGGGCACCAACGGCACCGTGGCCGACCGCCTTGCCGAGGACGACGCCGACATGGAGCTGGCGGAGGCCCGCATCCTGCTCTCGCAGGCCTTCAGTCACCTGTCCGAGCGCGACCGGACCATCATCGACCTGCGGTTCTTCAAGGGCTGGACCCAGGAGCAGGTGGGGGAGGAGATCGGCGTCAGCCAGATGCAGGTCTCACGCCTCCTGCGCCGAATCCTGGGCGACCTGCGCCGGGAGATCGCGGCCTGA
- a CDS encoding GAF and ANTAR domain-containing protein produces MPDSDPSLFADIARLLEAEEDTQGTLDQVVALAPRTIGCDYASITLLHGRREVETAAASDELIRKADVLQYDLGEGPCLQAIWSHDTFVVEDMAEDPRWPQWGPIAAEMGLRSVLAVRLFTSGTTHGALNLYSAQPRRFGDDDVALAHVYATHASVALAAARQEENLRRAIDARHLIGQAQGILMERFNIDADRAFSVLRRYSQDSNTKLRTIAEGVVSGRDLPAQVAQDSAQEA; encoded by the coding sequence GTGCCGGACTCCGACCCGTCGCTCTTCGCCGACATCGCCCGTCTGCTCGAAGCCGAGGAGGACACCCAGGGCACGCTCGACCAGGTCGTGGCGCTGGCCCCCCGCACGATCGGGTGCGACTACGCCAGCATCACGCTGCTGCACGGGCGGCGCGAGGTCGAGACGGCGGCGGCGAGCGACGAGCTGATCCGCAAGGCCGACGTCCTGCAGTACGACCTCGGCGAGGGACCGTGCCTGCAAGCCATCTGGAGCCACGACACGTTCGTCGTGGAGGACATGGCCGAGGACCCGCGGTGGCCGCAGTGGGGGCCGATCGCTGCGGAGATGGGGCTGCGCAGCGTGCTCGCCGTGCGGCTGTTCACCTCGGGCACCACCCACGGCGCCCTCAACCTCTACTCCGCCCAGCCGCGCCGGTTCGGCGACGACGACGTCGCGCTCGCGCACGTCTACGCCACCCACGCCTCCGTGGCGCTCGCGGCCGCGCGCCAGGAGGAGAACCTGCGGCGCGCGATCGATGCCCGCCACCTCATCGGGCAGGCGCAAGGCATCCTCATGGAGCGGTTCAACATCGACGCCGACCGTGCGTTCTCGGTGCTGCGCCGCTACTCACAAGACAGCAACACGAAGCTCCGCACGATCGCCGAAGGGGTGGTCTCAGGCCGCGATCTCCCGGCGCAGGTCGCCCAGGATTCGGCGCAGGAGGCGTGA